Proteins encoded in a region of the Leopardus geoffroyi isolate Oge1 chromosome E2, O.geoffroyi_Oge1_pat1.0, whole genome shotgun sequence genome:
- the MARVELD3 gene encoding MARVEL domain-containing protein 3 isoform X2, whose product MEDTSGAREPRTRPRERDPDRHSRPDRDLHPERQRDRHGNRRRERNGGERRDGDRDRGRDRDPRHDRHRVEDLRAGEQRVWEKSRQSRTRDGPRKPTWDSASPPWPAPWETTEPSLPRKERFGHRDPASELTSGRYLPSNPRSGQEGVEYYQSEAEGLLECHKCKYLCTGRACCQMLEVLLNLLILACSSVSYSSTGGYTGITSLGGIYYYQFGGAYSGFDGADGEKAQQLDVQFYQLKLPTVTVAMACGGALMAFCCLLVVLGVLRVPWHCPLWLVIEGLLDVLIAGAYIPALYFYFHHLSAAYASPVCKEREVLYQSKGYSGFGCSFHGGDIGVGIFATLAIGVFALGAVLAIRGYRKVRKLKEKPAEMLEF is encoded by the exons ATGGAAGATACGTCGGGGGCTCGCGAGCCCCGCACCCGACCGAGAGAGCGGGACCCAGACCGGCACTCCCGCCCGGACCGAGACCTCCACCCCGAGCGACAGCGGGACAGACACGGGAACCGGCGCAGGGAGAGAAACGGGGGCGAGCGCAGGGACGGGGACCgggacagggggagggacagggacccCCGCCACGACAGACACAGGGTCGAAGACCTTCGTGCGGGTGAACAAAGAGTTTGGGAAAAGTCCCGccagagccggacacgggacGGACCCCGCAAGCCGACCTGGGACTCAGCCTCGCCTCCCTGGCCCGCGCCTTGGGAAACCACGGAGCCGTCGCTCCCGAGGAAGGAGCGCTTCGGGCACCGTGACCCGGCAAG TGAACTTACTTCAGGGAGATACCTGCCCTCGAACCCCAGGTCTGGACAAGAGGGAGTGGAATATTACCAGTCAGAGGCTGAAGGACTCCTGGAATGCCATAAATGCAAATACTTGTGCACTGGGAGAG CCTGCTGTCAGATGCTGGAGGTTCTCCTGAACTTGTTGATCCTGGCCTGCAGTTCTGTGTCTTACAGTTCCACAGGGGGCTACACAGGCATCACCAGCCTGGGGGGCATTTACTACTACCAGTTTGGAGGGGCTTACAGTGGTTTCGATGGTGCTGATGGGGAGAAAGCGCAGCAGCTGGATGTCCAGTTCTATCAGCTGAAGCTGCCCACCGTCACTGTGGCCATGGCCTGTGGTGGAGCCCTCATGGCCTTCTGCTGTCTCCTGGTTGTTCTGGGTGTCCTACGGGTCCCATGGCACTGCCCCCTGTGGCTGGTGATCGAAGGCTTGCTGGACGTACTCATTGCTGGGGCCTACATCCCAGCTCTGTACTTCTATTTCCACCACCTCTCCGCTGCCTACGCCTCTCCAGTGTGCAAAGAGAGGGAGGTGCTGTACCAAAGCAAAGGCTACAGCGGCTTCGGCTGCAGTTTCCACGGGGGAGACATAGGAGTTGGAATCTTTGCTACGCTAGCCATTGGGGTCTTTGCTCTAGGGGCTGTGCTGGCCATCAGGGGTTACCGAAAGGTCAGGAAGCTGAAAGAGAAGCCTGCAGAGATGTTGGAGTTTTAG